Proteins encoded by one window of Candidatus Methylomirabilota bacterium:
- a CDS encoding TlpA family protein disulfide reductase, protein MATWKKLILLLSIIPLLLLLAYGFKTNPREVPSPLVGRQAPPFAFSMFDGTSHSLEQLRGKPVVLNFWASWCFPACYEEAPHLEAAWQTYRDRGVVFIGVDIQDRDTDGKAFVERFKLSFPNGPDPQGKVSIDYGVYGVPETFFIGRDGTIHYKHVGALDESVLKKKIEEML, encoded by the coding sequence ATGGCAACCTGGAAGAAGCTAATCCTGCTCCTCAGCATTATCCCGCTCCTCCTGCTTCTGGCCTACGGCTTCAAAACCAACCCGAGGGAGGTACCATCGCCGCTTGTGGGGCGCCAGGCTCCTCCGTTTGCCTTTTCCATGTTTGATGGGACCAGCCACAGCCTGGAGCAGCTTCGCGGGAAGCCCGTAGTCCTGAACTTCTGGGCGTCCTGGTGCTTCCCGGCATGCTACGAGGAGGCGCCACACTTGGAGGCGGCCTGGCAAACCTACCGGGATCGAGGAGTAGTGTTTATCGGGGTAGATATTCAGGATCGGGACACTGATGGGAAGGCGTTCGTTGAGCGGTTCAAGCTCAGCTTTCCAAACGGTCCTGATCCGCAGGGAAAGGTCTCCATTGATTATGGCGTCTATGGTGTGCCGGAGACCTTCTTTATCGGTCGAGACGGCACGATTCATTACAAGCATGTCGGCGCCCTGGACGAGAGCGTACTGAAGAAGAAGATCGAGGAGATGCTCTGA
- the mqnC gene encoding dehypoxanthine futalosine cyclase → MARSNERIEAIAEKVEAGERLTFDDGVELFERATLLELSAMADRVRWRLHPEPVVTYVTGRTINYTNICWVQCSFCAFYRLPISPEGYLLSKEEIFQKIEELIELGGTEVLLQGGLNPSLKIDYYEDLLASIKARYPVHLHALSTVEISYITYSSKISLKNSLKRLKAAGLDSIPGAGAELLVDEVRQRVSPLKESSSEWLNVMQIAHNLGIPSTATMMYGVGETPAQRVEHLIKIRELQDQTGGFTAFIPWSYQPNGDALGGQGGSGYSYLRTVAVSRIMLDNVKHIQAAWLTMGPKIGQLSLQYGVNDFGSTVLEENVVRTPVTRQLMSIEEIRRNVRDAGFVPKRRNTRYQLLE, encoded by the coding sequence ATGGCTAGATCGAACGAGAGGATCGAGGCGATCGCGGAGAAGGTCGAGGCGGGGGAGCGGCTCACTTTCGATGATGGGGTTGAGCTCTTCGAACGGGCGACGCTGCTTGAGCTGTCCGCCATGGCTGACCGTGTGCGTTGGCGCTTGCACCCGGAGCCCGTTGTGACCTATGTCACCGGCCGCACCATCAACTATACCAACATCTGCTGGGTCCAATGTTCGTTCTGCGCCTTCTACCGGCTGCCAATCTCTCCGGAAGGATATCTCCTGTCTAAGGAGGAAATCTTTCAGAAAATCGAAGAGCTGATCGAACTTGGCGGAACGGAGGTCCTGCTGCAAGGGGGGCTGAATCCCAGCCTGAAGATCGACTATTACGAGGATCTGCTCGCCTCAATCAAGGCCCGCTATCCGGTTCATCTACACGCACTCTCTACGGTGGAAATCAGTTATATTACATATAGTTCCAAGATATCCCTCAAAAACAGCTTGAAGCGACTCAAGGCGGCGGGTCTCGATTCGATTCCCGGAGCTGGAGCCGAACTGTTAGTCGATGAAGTGAGGCAGCGGGTTTCGCCGCTAAAGGAGAGTTCGTCCGAATGGTTGAACGTTATGCAGATCGCCCACAATCTTGGGATACCCAGCACGGCTACAATGATGTACGGGGTAGGCGAGACGCCGGCGCAGCGCGTTGAACACCTTATCAAGATTCGAGAGCTACAAGATCAAACCGGTGGTTTTACGGCCTTCATTCCCTGGAGCTATCAACCCAATGGCGACGCGCTTGGAGGTCAGGGCGGCAGCGGCTACAGCTATCTTCGGACTGTGGCCGTCTCCAGGATCATGCTGGACAATGTGAAGCATATCCAGGCTGCCTGGTTGACGATGGGCCCGAAGATCGGACAGCTTTCATTGCAGTACGGCGTGAACGATTTCGGGAGTACCGTCCTTGAAGAGAATGTGGTGAGGACGCCAGTTACGCGGCAACTGATGTCTATCGAGGAAATCCGGCGAAACGTTCGAGATGCCGGTTTTGTTCCGAAGCGTCGCAACACACGGTATCAACTCTTGGAATAA
- a CDS encoding DUF2442 domain-containing protein codes for MRSKPLGKNTSPVEVTNISSHGVWLLAGERELFLSYEDFPWFKDVPVGKVLTVEEPTPGHFYWPDLDIDLTTEMIEHPERFPLKSK; via the coding sequence ATGAGATCCAAACCGCTTGGAAAAAACACGTCACCGGTTGAGGTCACCAACATTTCCAGCCACGGTGTATGGCTTCTGGCCGGGGAGAGGGAATTGTTCCTGTCCTACGAGGATTTCCCTTGGTTCAAGGATGTTCCTGTTGGCAAGGTCCTCACTGTTGAAGAGCCGACACCCGGTCATTTCTATTGGCCGGATCTGGATATCGATCTTACGACTGAGATGATAGAGCACCCGGAGAGGTTTCCGTTAAAATCGAAATGA
- a CDS encoding heme lyase CcmF/NrfE family subunit, translating to MIATLGRFSIWLALAIAVYGAVVSILGARRGRPALIESGQGAVVSLFGLSSFAVLLMEAGLVGHDFSLEYVARNASLETPLFYTIIALWGALEGSILLWVWLLALMTLLTVLIERKRQRELIPYATTILLCISAFFLFLVAFPASPFTTILPVPPDGRGPNPLLQNHPLMAVHPPGLYAGYVGWSIPYAFGMAALLTGRLGETWIRSVRRWSIASWGFLTVGIIVGGRWSYEVLGWGGYWAWDPVENASLLPWLTGTAFLHTIMIQERRKMLKFWNVALVIITFALTVFGTFLTRSGILSSVHAFSDSAVGPLFLGFIGLILFTSFSLLVYRSDKLQAEGDLDSLVSRESAFLVNNLLLLGFAFAVLLGTLFPLLSEAVRGVKVSVGEPFFNTVNVPIGLGLIFLMAIGPLIAWRHASLESLRKTFAGPLLLAILGTGICGFLGVRGLYPLLAFGLSLFTAITVFQEFARGAMTRRRNTGEGYLTALSKLTTRSRRRYGGLIVHLGVALVVIGITASSVFKLEQEVTLKQGESLQLGRYQVRFDELSAWQEPHRFVVQGNFTIFNSNHKVAEMRPAKRFYPTEQQPIGTVDVRSTAREDLYLVLSSFAQDGTSATVKALVRPLVMWIWVGGWVMVVGSLIAIWPDRRRAVAADSVEEYMAWQPGRS from the coding sequence ATGATCGCGACGCTTGGCCGATTCAGTATTTGGTTGGCTCTCGCCATCGCAGTTTATGGTGCGGTTGTCTCCATCCTTGGAGCGCGACGAGGTCGGCCGGCTCTGATCGAAAGCGGGCAAGGGGCGGTCGTTTCGCTGTTCGGTCTGAGCAGTTTCGCAGTCCTGCTGATGGAGGCCGGACTGGTCGGCCACGACTTCAGCCTTGAGTACGTCGCCCGGAATGCCAGTCTTGAGACGCCGCTATTCTATACGATCATCGCGCTGTGGGGGGCGCTCGAAGGCTCAATCCTGCTCTGGGTCTGGTTGCTGGCCCTGATGACCTTGCTCACGGTGTTAATCGAGCGGAAGCGGCAGCGCGAGTTGATTCCGTACGCGACGACGATCCTGCTGTGTATCTCGGCGTTTTTCCTCTTCCTGGTAGCCTTTCCGGCCAGCCCCTTTACCACGATACTCCCGGTGCCGCCAGACGGGCGCGGGCCGAATCCGCTCCTGCAAAACCATCCGCTGATGGCCGTTCACCCGCCCGGCCTGTACGCCGGCTATGTCGGCTGGTCGATTCCGTATGCCTTCGGCATGGCCGCTCTACTGACCGGTCGGCTCGGGGAGACCTGGATCAGGTCCGTACGCCGCTGGTCGATCGCGTCCTGGGGCTTTCTGACGGTCGGCATCATCGTCGGGGGACGGTGGTCCTATGAGGTACTGGGATGGGGCGGCTACTGGGCATGGGACCCGGTGGAGAACGCGTCGCTGCTGCCCTGGCTCACCGGCACCGCATTTCTCCACACGATCATGATCCAGGAGCGGCGAAAGATGTTGAAGTTCTGGAACGTGGCGCTGGTCATCATCACCTTTGCGCTGACCGTCTTCGGCACTTTTCTCACGCGAAGCGGCATCCTGTCGTCTGTTCATGCCTTCTCCGATTCTGCAGTCGGGCCGTTATTCCTTGGCTTCATTGGCCTGATCCTGTTTACCTCCTTCAGCCTCCTGGTATATCGAAGCGACAAGTTACAGGCGGAGGGTGATCTCGACTCATTAGTCTCCCGCGAGAGCGCGTTTCTGGTGAACAATCTACTACTCCTGGGATTTGCGTTTGCGGTTCTCCTTGGCACGCTGTTTCCCCTCCTGTCTGAGGCGGTTCGCGGGGTCAAGGTCAGCGTGGGCGAGCCGTTCTTCAACACCGTAAACGTCCCCATCGGCTTGGGTCTGATCTTCCTGATGGCCATTGGGCCGCTGATCGCCTGGCGGCACGCCTCGCTCGAGAGTCTGCGAAAGACCTTCGCTGGTCCCTTGCTCCTCGCCATCTTGGGCACAGGCATCTGCGGGTTCCTCGGGGTGCGGGGGTTGTACCCGCTCCTGGCCTTCGGCCTCAGCTTGTTTACCGCCATTACCGTGTTTCAGGAGTTTGCTCGTGGCGCCATGACGCGGCGTCGGAATACTGGAGAAGGGTACCTGACCGCGCTCTCGAAACTCACCACCAGGAGCCGACGGCGCTATGGCGGCCTCATTGTTCATCTGGGGGTGGCGTTGGTTGTGATCGGCATCACCGCCTCGTCGGTCTTTAAGCTGGAGCAGGAGGTCACCTTGAAGCAAGGTGAGTCGCTCCAGCTTGGTCGGTACCAGGTTCGATTTGATGAACTCAGCGCCTGGCAAGAGCCGCATCGCTTTGTGGTGCAGGGCAACTTTACGATCTTCAACTCAAACCATAAGGTAGCCGAGATGCGACCCGCTAAGCGGTTCTATCCTACCGAGCAGCAGCCGATCGGCACTGTCGATGTCCGCTCGACCGCGCGGGAGGATCTCTATCTGGTCCTCTCGTCGTTTGCGCAGGATGGAACGTCCGCCACCGTAAAGGCGCTGGTTCGCCCGCTGGTGATGTGGATCTGGGTTGGTGGCTGGGTGATGGTTGTGGGCTCGTTGATCGCGATCTGGCCGGATCGACGACGGGCTGTTGCGGCTGATTCAGTGGAAGAGTATATGGCATGGCAACCTGGAAGAAGCTAA
- a CDS encoding cytochrome c-type biogenesis protein CcmH, which produces MKDKKQRLAVYLLLAIILWARPSATLAGSLEEQTLRLAAELRCPVCQNLSVADSPSEMATQMREVIHEKLKNGESPDQIRNYFVSRYGEWILLSPTRRGFNWLAWLLPFVALLGGGGIIVLTVRHSIRRGRKSNAEQLRPPDPRYTSRLDAELKEWER; this is translated from the coding sequence ATGAAGGATAAAAAGCAGCGCTTGGCTGTATACCTGTTGTTGGCGATTATACTCTGGGCACGGCCTTCTGCCACACTTGCGGGCAGCTTGGAGGAGCAGACCCTTCGGTTGGCTGCTGAGTTGCGTTGTCCGGTGTGCCAGAACCTTTCGGTAGCCGACTCGCCCTCAGAGATGGCGACCCAGATGCGCGAGGTGATCCACGAGAAGCTGAAGAACGGCGAGAGCCCGGACCAGATCCGAAACTACTTCGTCAGCCGCTACGGCGAGTGGATACTGCTCTCACCGACGCGTCGAGGATTTAACTGGCTCGCCTGGCTGCTGCCATTCGTCGCTCTCCTGGGCGGAGGTGGGATCATCGTCCTCACGGTCCGGCACTCGATCAGGAGAGGTCGCAAATCGAATGCGGAACAGTTACGCCCCCCTGATCCACGGTATACCAGCCGACTCGACGCGGAATTGAAGGAGTGGGAACGCTGA
- a CDS encoding site-specific DNA-methyltransferase, translating into METTVHRLVNGNSRDLSFLSDSSVHLVVTSPPYWNLKRYNENPDQLGHIQDYEAFLFELEKVWRHVYRILVPGGRLVCVVGDVCVARRDFGRHLVFPLHADICVICRRIGFDNLNPIIWHKIANASYEVENGSKFLGKPYEPNAIIKNDMEFILMQRKPGGYRKPTSTQREASRIGKDDFDRWFQQIWNITGASTKQHPAPFPLELATRLVRMFSFTGDTVLDPFCGSGTTMVAALRTGRNSIGVEIDPEYCRMTARHLKAETADLFLTAKLLFEKAAIGTASLVKEDHALYEVRPARKKLG; encoded by the coding sequence ATGGAAACGACCGTTCACAGACTGGTCAACGGCAATTCACGGGACCTTTCCTTCCTCAGTGACAGTTCGGTCCATCTCGTCGTCACCTCGCCCCCCTACTGGAATCTCAAGCGGTACAACGAGAACCCCGACCAGCTCGGCCACATCCAGGACTACGAAGCATTCCTGTTCGAGTTGGAGAAAGTCTGGCGGCACGTCTACCGAATCCTTGTTCCCGGTGGACGTTTGGTGTGCGTCGTCGGGGATGTCTGTGTCGCGAGGCGCGATTTCGGACGCCACCTGGTTTTTCCCCTGCACGCCGACATCTGCGTCATTTGCCGGCGCATCGGATTCGATAACCTGAACCCGATCATCTGGCACAAGATCGCTAACGCCTCCTACGAGGTCGAGAACGGGTCCAAGTTCCTCGGGAAGCCCTACGAGCCAAATGCCATCATCAAGAACGATATGGAATTCATACTGATGCAGCGGAAGCCAGGCGGATATAGGAAGCCAACGAGTACACAGCGAGAGGCAAGCCGAATCGGGAAAGATGACTTTGACCGATGGTTCCAGCAGATATGGAATATCACGGGTGCATCGACTAAGCAGCATCCTGCCCCGTTCCCATTGGAACTCGCCACACGTCTTGTGCGCATGTTCTCCTTCACCGGAGACACCGTGTTGGACCCGTTTTGCGGGTCCGGGACCACAATGGTTGCGGCACTACGGACAGGCCGAAACAGCATCGGCGTTGAGATCGACCCGGAATATTGCCGAATGACAGCTCGCCACCTGAAGGCTGAAACCGCCGATCTTTTCTTAACCGCGAAGCTCCTGTTTGAAAAGGCGGCTATCGGTACGGCGAGCCTTGTCAAGGAGGATCACGCCCTCTATGAAGTTCGACCAGCCAGGAAGAAACTTGGATAG
- a CDS encoding DUF4160 domain-containing protein has translation MSPTIFREKGYRFFFFSREELRMHVHAICADGEAKYWLEPDIELAKNYHLSRTQLKEIEQLIEVHKNEIQTAWKKHVTG, from the coding sequence ATGAGTCCGACGATTTTTCGGGAGAAAGGATACCGCTTCTTTTTCTTCTCGCGCGAGGAACTGCGGATGCACGTGCATGCGATTTGTGCGGATGGTGAAGCAAAATATTGGCTGGAGCCGGATATCGAGTTGGCGAAGAACTATCACCTCTCCCGCACTCAGTTGAAGGAAATTGAACAGCTAATCGAGGTACATAAGAATGAGATCCAAACCGCTTGGAAAAAACACGTCACCGGTTGA
- a CDS encoding CofH family radical SAM protein gives MSRLMESRLTVSGLDKVHQKILDGVRLDFCDGLALYRTHDLTSVGFLANLVRERINGNLTYFVRNLHINYTNICNKGCKFCSFYAPPSDPRGYVLSIQDIQDQIRKHDQVPIREIHIVAGINPKLSYQYYLDIIGAVKDARLGVQVKAFTMIELAQIQRVANKPMGEVLADLKAAGLDCCPGGGAEVFSDRVHEELFRAKLDNEEWFDVARAVHRAGIRSNVTMLYGHIETVEEKVAHLLHIRELQDETDGFMCFVPLAFDPTGTELSHLPITTGYANLREIAIARLFLDNIPHVKAFWVMTTPAVAQLALWYGADDLDGTVTHYEITHALGDNSHHQELRHDQLLAMIRETGRQPVERDALYNPVTPISLATDLQPS, from the coding sequence ATGAGTCGCCTGATGGAGTCCAGATTAACGGTCTCCGGCCTGGACAAGGTACATCAGAAGATACTGGATGGTGTGCGCCTGGACTTCTGTGACGGTTTGGCGCTCTATCGGACGCACGACCTGACCTCGGTAGGATTTCTCGCCAATCTGGTCCGGGAGCGCATAAACGGGAATCTGACCTATTTCGTCCGCAACCTGCACATCAATTATACGAACATCTGTAATAAGGGGTGTAAGTTTTGCTCGTTTTACGCCCCGCCCAGCGACCCGCGAGGGTATGTGCTGAGCATCCAGGACATCCAGGATCAGATCCGTAAGCACGACCAGGTTCCCATCCGTGAGATCCACATCGTGGCCGGGATCAATCCGAAGCTATCATATCAATACTATCTAGACATCATTGGGGCAGTAAAGGATGCTAGACTTGGCGTTCAGGTCAAAGCCTTTACGATGATCGAGTTGGCGCAGATCCAGCGAGTAGCCAATAAGCCGATGGGAGAAGTGCTGGCCGACTTGAAGGCGGCTGGGCTCGATTGTTGTCCGGGCGGCGGAGCAGAAGTATTCAGTGACCGCGTCCACGAAGAACTGTTCAGAGCCAAGCTGGACAATGAGGAATGGTTCGACGTAGCCAGGGCCGTGCATCGAGCCGGCATCCGCTCGAACGTCACGATGCTCTACGGCCACATCGAGACGGTCGAGGAAAAGGTTGCTCACTTACTCCATATTCGCGAACTGCAGGACGAAACAGACGGTTTTATGTGCTTTGTCCCGCTGGCGTTCGATCCAACCGGCACTGAGCTCAGCCACCTGCCGATCACGACCGGGTATGCCAACCTGCGCGAGATTGCGATCGCCCGTCTGTTCCTTGATAATATTCCTCACGTTAAGGCGTTCTGGGTCATGACCACTCCTGCGGTGGCGCAACTCGCGCTCTGGTACGGGGCGGACGATCTCGATGGGACGGTTACGCATTACGAAATTACGCACGCCTTGGGCGACAACTCCCACCATCAGGAACTCCGCCATGATCAGCTTCTTGCCATGATCCGCGAGACAGGCCGACAGCCAGTCGAGCGCGACGCACTCTACAACCCCGTTACTCCTATTTCTCTCGCCACAGATCTGCAGCCCAGTTAG
- a CDS encoding PaeR7I family type II restriction endonuclease, translated as MKQDHILRDLPERSGRAVAHYWKTRAGQRDKQKQTGKADQGLRSAVTGGAQMDGFIDLFTELITDSGIRERYIFRKKAVELPGFFRPTKEWDLLVVREDTLLVAIEAKSQVGPSFGNNFNNRTEEAMGSALDLWTAYREGAYLTSPQPFLGYFFMLEDCEASNRPVKVQEPHFKVFPEFVGASYLHRYELFCRKLVLERHYTAAAYIGSTADGGIRGRYSTPADDLSLERFARILVAHLAAFV; from the coding sequence ATGAAACAGGACCACATATTGCGGGATCTGCCTGAACGCTCCGGTCGGGCTGTGGCCCATTACTGGAAGACGCGGGCAGGCCAGAGAGACAAGCAGAAGCAGACCGGGAAAGCTGACCAGGGGTTGCGCAGCGCAGTAACCGGCGGTGCGCAGATGGATGGCTTCATCGACCTGTTCACAGAACTCATCACGGATTCCGGTATTCGCGAGCGGTACATCTTCAGGAAGAAGGCGGTTGAGCTTCCAGGATTCTTCCGCCCCACCAAAGAATGGGATTTGCTTGTCGTGCGTGAGGATACGCTTCTCGTTGCCATCGAGGCGAAGTCACAGGTCGGCCCATCTTTCGGGAACAACTTCAACAATCGGACCGAAGAGGCGATGGGAAGCGCCCTCGATCTGTGGACCGCTTACCGGGAAGGCGCCTATCTGACAAGTCCCCAGCCATTTCTTGGTTACTTCTTTATGCTGGAAGACTGTGAGGCATCCAACCGACCGGTCAAGGTGCAGGAGCCGCACTTCAAGGTGTTCCCGGAATTCGTGGGCGCTTCATATCTGCACCGGTATGAACTCTTCTGCCGGAAGCTTGTGCTTGAGCGACACTACACGGCAGCGGCCTATATCGGCTCGACGGCCGACGGTGGAATTAGAGGACGTTATTCAACACCAGCGGATGACCTTTCCCTTGAACGTTTCGCCAGAATCCTTGTGGCCCATTTGGCGGCGTTTGTATAA